In Agrobacterium tumefaciens, a single genomic region encodes these proteins:
- the hfq gene encoding RNA chaperone Hfq: MEERSQNLQDLFLNTVRKQKISLTIFLINGVKLTGVVTSFDNFCVLLRRDGHSQLVYKHAISTIMPGQPMQMFESEEGAA; the protein is encoded by the coding sequence ATGGAGGAACGTTCTCAAAACCTTCAGGATCTCTTCCTCAATACCGTTCGTAAGCAAAAGATTTCGCTCACGATTTTCCTGATCAACGGCGTCAAGCTGACGGGCGTTGTCACCTCCTTCGACAATTTCTGCGTGCTTCTGCGCCGCGATGGTCACTCGCAGCTGGTCTACAAGCATGCAATCTCCACCATCATGCCCGGCCAGCCGATGCAGATGTTCGAGAGCGAAGAAGGCGCAGCCTGA